A region of Arabidopsis thaliana chromosome 5, partial sequence DNA encodes the following proteins:
- a CDS encoding cysteine/histidine-rich C1 domain protein, whose product MDSEQQTELLLRISQLVSFVDPLFWISDEATSYVVLVTSRIIDLLSSMDLDSLPKPETKLMSLTTQTIALFNTMDLKSQPKPLRKFISLVSENIPLVNSIDSATDQKLKLLFFKIRELEPEPELISLLHQIYYLVKSKDPEWEKLISLCPQVQVSFHDGKFQVTGNVQRCSNKKRDCRFERYKFSGEDYTHFRCSACNGDDHDEEYDKAPLEIIHPLHPKHSLQLVLIEASYRTRECYCCDEDLEQMFYYCPACDYAINIACVEKPRRLSVDHPKWHEHTLSLFPRKTPLTCSVCALTHTRCPFYICPPCDFVAHQSCFSLPRVIRISRHHHRISFTHSFEKGDWSCGVCRKKIDNDYGGYSCIKDGCFYGAHSRCATRRSVWDGKELEGEPEENEEELKPFVRISDGIIQHFSHKHHHLRLDENTDRDYDENMECQACVRPIYFGNFYSCMQCDFILHEACANLPRRHHHPIHAHLLTLVTEYYNVMVHRSQVCSACPSLLRACFFYKCDEQDCDFQLHVQCAVVSEPLVHESHMHPLFLTSEPYEARLCSVCKKESWLLLSTKETFNCIEECDFALCFGCATLPQKLRYKHDKHMLTLSYGNKTSTMAYWCEVCEGYLNPKERFYTCEEDCCVTLHIECIFAMTMKPYSWWLFSGKKVYVLPNNGHMTHTFASFVRSVVHTK is encoded by the coding sequence ATGGATTCGGAGCAGCAGACGGAGCTCTTATTACGCATTAGTCAACTAGTGTCTTTCGTCGATCCTCTCTTTTGGATTTCGGATGAAGCAACGAGTTATGTCGTATTAGTCACTAGTCGCATAATCGATCTCCTCAGCTCTATGGATTTGGACTCGCTACCAAAACCGGAGACCAAACTCATGTCACTCACTACTCAAACCATAGCTCTCTTCAACACTATGGATTTGAAATCCCAGCCGAAGCCGCTAAGGAAGTTCATATCATTAGTATCTGAAAACATCCCTCTCGTCAACTCTATAGATTCTGCTACGGATCAGAAGCTCAAGTTgctcttttttaaaataaggGAACTCGAGCCGGAGCCGGAGCTCATATCACTCCTCCACCAAATTTACTACCTCGTCAAATCTAAGGATCCAGAGTGGGAGAAGCTTATTTCCTTATGCCCACAAGTACAAGTAAGCTTTCACGACGGAAAATTTCAGGTGACTGGAAATGTCCAGCGGTGCAGCAATAAAAAGCGGGACTGCCGATTTGAACGCTACAAGTTTTCAGGAGAAGACTACACCCATTTTCGCTGCTCGGCTTGCAATGGCGACGACCATGATGAAGAATATGACAAGGCTCCACTTGAGATCATTCACCCTCTTCATCCAAAACATTCTCTCCAGCTTGTCTTGATTGAAGCTTCTTATAGAACGAGGGAATGTTATTGCTGTGATGAAGATCTCGAACAGATGTTTTATTACTGCCCGGCTTGTGATTATGCTATCAATATAGCTTGTGTGGAGAAACCACGACGCTTATCTGTAGACCATCCCAAGTGGCATGAGCAtactctttctctgtttccaaGAAAGACTCCCTTGACTTGCAGCGTTTGTGCATTGACACATACAAGATGTCCTTTCTATATATGTCCCCCTTGTGACTTTGTGGCCCATCAAAGCTGTTTCAGCTTACCACGTGTCATTCGCATATCTCGTCATCACCATCGTATCTCTTTCACTCATTCTTTTGAGAAAGGAGATTGGTCTTGCGGTGTCTGCCGTAAAAAGATCGACAATGATTATGGCGGTTATTCTTGCATCAAGGACGGTTGTTTCTATGGGGCACATTCAAGATGTGCCACACGAAGAAGTGTGTGGGATGGTAAAGAACTCGAGGGAGAGccagaagaaaatgaagaagaacttAAGCCGTTTGTCAGGATAAGCGACGGAATCATACAACATTTCAGTCATAAGCATCATCATTTGAGACTTGATGAGAACACTGACAGAGATTACGATGAGAATATGGAGTGTCAAGCATGCGTCAGACCAATCTATTTCGGTAACTTCTACTCTTGTATGCAATGTGATTTCATTCTTCATGAAGCATGTGCGAATCTTCCTCGTAGACACCATCATCCAATACATGCACATTTGCTAACTCTAGTAACAGAGTATTACAATGTTATGGTCCATCGTAGCCAAGTTTGTTCAGCTTGTCCTTCGTTGTTGAGGGCTTGTTTCTTCTATAAGTGCGATGAACAAGACTGTGATTTCCAGCTACACGTTCAGTGCGCCGTAGTTTCTGAGCCGCTAGTCCATGAAAGTCATATGCATCCTTTATTCCTTACATCCGAACCATATGAGGCAAGACTTTGTTCGGTATGCAAAAAAGAatcatggcttcttctttccacaaaagaaacattcaATTGCATTGAAGAGTGTgattttgctttgtgttttggaTGTGCTACTTTACCTCAAAAGTTGAGGTATAAGCATGATAAGCATATGCTCACTCTTTCTTATGGGAACAAGACAAGTACCATGGCTTATTGGTGTGAAGTTTGCGAGGGATACTTAAATCCAAAAGAGCGATTTTATACGTGTGAGGAGGATTGTTGTGTCACCCTCCACATTGAATGTATATTTGCTATGACCATGAAACCTTATTCGTGGTGGCTCTTCTCCGGTAAAAAGGTATACGTTCTACCAAACAATGGTCATATGACTCACACATTTGCTTCGTTTGTGAGAAGCGTTGTCCACACAAAGTAG
- a CDS encoding Legume lectin family protein (Legume lectin family protein; FUNCTIONS IN: carbohydrate binding, binding; INVOLVED IN: biological_process unknown; LOCATED IN: apoplast, cell wall, chloroplast; EXPRESSED IN: 19 plant structures; EXPRESSED DURING: 12 growth stages; CONTAINS InterPro DOMAIN/s: Legume lectin, beta chain (InterPro:IPR001220), Concanavalin A-like lectin/glucanase, subgroup (InterPro:IPR013320), Concanavalin A-like lectin/glucanase (InterPro:IPR008985), Lectin (InterPro:IPR016363); BEST Arabidopsis thaliana protein match is: Legume lectin family protein (TAIR:AT3G16530.1); Has 1816 Blast hits to 1796 proteins in 114 species: Archae - 0; Bacteria - 18; Metazoa - 0; Fungi - 0; Plants - 1792; Viruses - 0; Other Eukaryotes - 6 (source: NCBI BLink).), with product MKIHKLCFLALLLAHTTSAVNLNLNLKTSELVFLGDAELGPASDGVSRSGALSMTRDENPFSHGQSLWSTPVPFKPSSNSSSPYPFETSFTFSISTRIKPAPGHGLAFVVVPSIESDGPGPAGYLGIFNKTNNGNPKNHIFAVEFDVFQDKGFGDINDNHVGININSVTSVVAEKAGYWVQTGIGKMKHWSFKEFKLSNGERYKAWIEYRNSKVTVTLAPETVKKPKKPLIVAHLDLSKVFLQNMYPGFSGAMGRGVERHDIWSWTFQNSAKRI from the coding sequence ATGAAGATTCataaactctgttttcttgctCTGCTCTTAGCTCACACCACTTCCGCCGTCAACCTCAACCTCAACCTCAAAACCTCAGAGTTGGTCTTCCTTGGAGACGCTGAGCTCGGTCCTGCTTCTGATGGCGTCAGCCGCTCCGGAGCTCTCTCCATGACACGAGACGAGAACCCATTCTCTCACGGCCAAAGTCTTTGGTCCACTCCAGTCCCTTTCAAGCcttcttcaaactcttcttctccttatcCATTTGAAActtctttcactttctccATCTCTACTCGCATCAAACCCGCCCCTGGTCACGGCCTTGCTTTTGTTGTCGTCCCTTCCATTGAAAGTGACGGTCCTGGACCCGCTGGATACCTCGGGATattcaacaaaaccaacaatggCAACCCCAAAAACCACATCTTTGCTGTCGAATTCGACGTTTTTCAGGACAAAGGTTTTGGAGACATTAATGATAACCATGTCGGGATTAATATCAACTCTGTTACTTCCGTTGTTGCTGAGAAAGCTGGTTATTGGGTTCAGACAGGAATTGGGAAAATGAAACACTGGTCGTTTAAAGAGTTCAAGCTGAGTAATGGAGAGAGGTACAAGGCTTGGATTGAGTATAGAAACTCCAAGGTTACAGTTACTCTCGCGCCAGAAACCGTTAAGAAACCTAAGAAGCCTTTGATCGTTGCCCATTTAGATCTCTCTAAggtttttcttcaaaatatgtaCCCCGGTTTTTCTGGTGCCATGGGCCGTGGCGTTGAACGTCATGACATTTGGAGTTGGACCTTCCAGAACAGTGCCAAGAGAATCTAA
- a CDS encoding membrane magnesium transporter-like protein (FUNCTIONS IN: molecular_function unknown; INVOLVED IN: biological_process unknown; LOCATED IN: endomembrane system; EXPRESSED IN: 24 plant structures; EXPRESSED DURING: 15 growth stages; CONTAINS InterPro DOMAIN/s: Magnesium transporter (InterPro:IPR018937); Has 155 Blast hits to 155 proteins in 63 species: Archae - 0; Bacteria - 0; Metazoa - 105; Fungi - 0; Plants - 44; Viruses - 0; Other Eukaryotes - 6 (source: NCBI BLink).), translating to MNLGFLVGVFGVLILSHAAYSTIQCIGLLKIMEEEFSRPPINVILELIIGLALCMWAALTFPGKFLSIHPDSDENRFVIMFLSNSLFCISVNQSEFMLSSECFYY from the exons ATGAATTTGGGGTTCTTAGTTGGAGTTTTCGGCGTTCTTATTCTTTCTCATGCCGCTTATTCAACAATCCAATGTAT AGGATTGTTGAAGATTATGGAGGAAGAGTTTTCTCGACCACCGATTAAT GTTATTCTGGAGTTGATCATTGGACTAGCTCTGTGTATGTGGGCTGCTTTGACTTTCCCTGGTAAATTTCTCTCGATCCATCCGGATTCTGATGAAAACAGGTTTGTGATCATGTTTCTCTCGAACTCTCTGTTTTGCATCAGTGTTAATCAATCTGAATTCATGTTATCTAGTGAGTGTTTTTACTATTGA
- a CDS encoding membrane magnesium transporter-like protein (FUNCTIONS IN: molecular_function unknown; INVOLVED IN: biological_process unknown; LOCATED IN: endomembrane system; EXPRESSED IN: 24 plant structures; EXPRESSED DURING: 15 growth stages; CONTAINS InterPro DOMAIN/s: Magnesium transporter (InterPro:IPR018937); Has 30201 Blast hits to 17322 proteins in 780 species: Archae - 12; Bacteria - 1396; Metazoa - 17338; Fungi - 3422; Plants - 5037; Viruses - 0; Other Eukaryotes - 2996 (source: NCBI BLink).) produces the protein MNLGFLVGVFGVLILSHAAYSTIQYRGLLKIMEEEFSRPPINVILELIIGLALCMWAALTFPGKFLSIHPDSDENRAVFLPDNSDFMIFNHRGRLFPPQIDMKF, from the exons ATGAATTTGGGGTTCTTAGTTGGAGTTTTCGGCGTTCTTATTCTTTCTCATGCCGCTTATTCAACAATCCAAT ATAGAGGATTGTTGAAGATTATGGAGGAAGAGTTTTCTCGACCACCGATTAAT GTTATTCTGGAGTTGATCATTGGACTAGCTCTGTGTATGTGGGCTGCTTTGACTTTCCCTGGTAAATTTCTCTCGATCCATCCGGATTCTGATGAAAACAG GGCGGTGTTTTTACCAGATAATTCGGATTTCATGATATTCAATCACCGTGGCAGACTGTTCCCACCGCAGATCGACatgaagttttga